A window from Leptospira meyeri encodes these proteins:
- a CDS encoding dolichyl-phosphate-mannose--protein mannosyltransferase — protein sequence MNQLRSKLYQVRFEIAIVLSLVLGIVLRFFKLDRQSLWGDELYSVYASSLTNWTDFWSYLSVDPHPPVFQILLSVWIRLLPEFTEFSVKLFPVFISVINLFFLWILTQHWDKPKRFLFLFFMSLSPGAIYYAQEVRSYSLLLCLSSLIVVLFADLDLEKGKKIRLVSLVFLSVFISYVHLFGFIFVGSLYFIFWVQFFLKRYSQSKSVFFLGLISFLAFLPFLYILMNGSKIATASWIDPPGLVLYLAYYSLFFYTSKKFLFLTVFVPILVLPYLAFKGKTQNSDSNSHVRHSASEIFLIVALFIIISTSLFSLLKPIVTNRNWIVTLPLIYYFVADRLQKSLGKWFVLPALILLTLFSLIDFKKNFYLVFKEDWRATAHFVGNHCNPPLVLVDSYPEFLNLYLRWEGHYEFSPQLTAKDLKIEQTKVCVLRRFVENNGIGFPEEPTYKKMGQSLFYGFTVEEYEVGD from the coding sequence GTGAATCAACTAAGAAGTAAGTTATACCAAGTTCGATTTGAAATTGCGATTGTATTATCCCTTGTTTTGGGAATTGTTTTGCGTTTTTTTAAATTAGATCGGCAAAGTTTATGGGGGGATGAACTTTATTCTGTTTATGCATCTTCGTTAACAAATTGGACAGATTTTTGGTCCTATCTTTCTGTAGATCCGCATCCGCCTGTATTTCAGATTTTACTTTCGGTTTGGATTCGACTTTTGCCGGAGTTTACAGAGTTTTCTGTTAAGTTATTTCCTGTTTTTATCTCAGTCATTAATTTATTCTTTCTTTGGATCTTGACTCAACATTGGGATAAGCCAAAACGTTTTTTATTTTTGTTTTTCATGTCCTTATCGCCTGGTGCTATCTATTATGCCCAAGAAGTCCGTTCTTATTCTTTATTGTTATGTTTGTCTTCACTAATCGTGGTTTTGTTTGCTGATCTTGATTTGGAAAAGGGGAAAAAAATACGACTGGTTTCCTTGGTTTTTTTGTCAGTTTTCATTTCCTACGTTCATTTATTTGGATTTATTTTTGTTGGTAGTTTGTATTTTATATTTTGGGTTCAGTTTTTTTTAAAACGTTACTCACAATCAAAATCTGTTTTTTTTCTTGGCCTTATTTCTTTTTTAGCTTTTCTTCCGTTTTTATACATCCTTATGAATGGGTCAAAGATTGCAACTGCAAGTTGGATTGATCCTCCCGGTCTCGTTTTGTATCTTGCTTATTACTCTTTGTTTTTTTATACATCGAAGAAATTTCTTTTTTTAACTGTTTTTGTACCGATCCTTGTTCTTCCTTATTTGGCATTCAAAGGTAAAACACAAAATTCAGATTCGAATTCCCATGTAAGACATTCTGCTTCTGAGATATTCTTAATTGTTGCTCTATTTATCATTATCTCTACTAGTTTGTTCTCATTACTCAAACCGATTGTAACAAACCGAAATTGGATTGTTACGCTGCCTCTCATTTATTATTTTGTTGCTGATCGTTTGCAGAAATCCTTAGGAAAATGGTTTGTTTTGCCAGCACTTATTTTGCTCACTTTGTTTTCGCTCATTGATTTTAAGAAAAACTTTTATTTGGTTTTTAAAGAGGACTGGAGAGCCACTGCTCATTTTGTTGGAAACCATTGTAATCCTCCTCTTGTGTTGGTTGATTCTTATCCGGAATTTTTGAATTTGTATTTAAGATGGGAAGGCCACTATGAGTTTTCACCCCAGTTGACTGCAAAAGATTTAAAGATCGAACAAACAAAGGTTTGTGTATTGAGACGGTTCGTTGAAAATAATGGAATAGGTTTTCCTGAGGAACCAACATATAAAAAAATGGGGCAGTCACTATTCTATGGATTTACAGTCGAGGAGTATGAAGTAGGTGATTAA
- a CDS encoding glycosyltransferase family 2 protein, which translates to MKKPSVSFVIPCLNEEKTLPYVLEKLVKVKKDHSKEMDIEILVSDNGSTDRSITIAKKFGARVTPAKERGYGAALDSGIRNAKGDIIVFADADDTYDFLESPALIHKLVEGNYDMVIGSRLDGEIHKGAMPFLHRYLGTPVINWIINLLYSKKFKIRDSNSGFRCFRKDKYLSWDIKSKGMEFASELLIKALIHDSKMEHVPVSLYPDKEGRVPHLKTWRDGMRHLLRILFYGPHLFERTGLSLFLFFWIQLLIGFFAGKVLPIAGMNLYGIHSMVFFSFMSILGLSLWGTGLLIATKQPRISKIYQTILDLEEDRLFFVLLSGLGIISLAIVWIFLQWKKSGFIFINFEREFIVATNLSLTLLIFGLQAVTAHIMKRD; encoded by the coding sequence ATGAAGAAGCCGTCAGTTAGTTTTGTCATCCCTTGTTTAAATGAAGAAAAAACCCTACCATATGTTTTGGAAAAGTTGGTAAAAGTAAAAAAAGACCACTCAAAAGAAATGGATATTGAAATTTTAGTTTCTGATAACGGTAGTACAGATCGATCCATAACAATTGCCAAAAAATTTGGAGCAAGAGTTACACCGGCAAAGGAAAGAGGTTATGGAGCTGCCCTTGATTCTGGAATTAGGAATGCAAAGGGAGATATAATTGTCTTTGCAGATGCAGATGATACTTATGATTTTTTAGAATCTCCAGCACTCATTCATAAATTAGTTGAGGGAAACTATGATATGGTGATTGGTTCTCGGTTAGATGGAGAAATTCATAAGGGAGCTATGCCTTTTTTACATCGTTATTTGGGCACACCAGTCATAAACTGGATTATTAATTTATTATATTCTAAAAAATTTAAAATACGTGATAGTAACTCTGGTTTTCGATGTTTTCGAAAGGATAAGTATTTATCCTGGGATATTAAAAGTAAAGGGATGGAGTTCGCTTCAGAACTATTAATTAAAGCTCTGATTCACGATTCAAAAATGGAACATGTTCCGGTTTCCTTGTATCCAGATAAAGAAGGAAGAGTTCCTCATTTAAAAACGTGGAGAGATGGAATGCGTCATCTTTTGCGTATCCTTTTTTATGGCCCACATTTATTTGAAAGAACGGGCCTCAGTTTATTCTTATTTTTTTGGATTCAATTATTGATCGGTTTTTTTGCAGGTAAGGTTTTGCCAATTGCTGGAATGAATTTATACGGAATTCATTCCATGGTCTTTTTTTCTTTTATGTCGATTCTTGGTTTAAGTCTTTGGGGAACAGGACTTCTGATCGCCACAAAGCAACCGCGAATCAGTAAGATTTACCAAACCATTTTGGATTTGGAAGAGGATCGGCTCTTTTTTGTTCTTTTGAGTGGGTTAGGAATCATTAGCCTTGCTATCGTTTGGATTTTTTTGCAATGGAAAAAATCTGGATTTATTTTTATCAATTTTGAACGAGAGTTTATTGTAGCAACAAACCTAAGTTTAACGCTTCTGATTTTTGGACTACAAGCAGTGACAGCTCATATTATGAAACGGGACTGA
- a CDS encoding LA_3751/LA_3752 family putative glycosyltransferase has protein sequence MISEKQNQRSLVYLLLFGSLFLALQFFLSAKTSFISDSLAKATQIESAKEWRDSIFYPAEVLDPDLKMHPVLFVIENQGKLKSVFSEVFARIYSVLFYFIPIQWIMFTNGLFLVLASYLLYRIGKIPVTVCLLIFISSVVFSQVFDISEVPFAIFWISVSYSLWSRGIEQKKPILIAISIFLMVWGSFLRLEILILSCVIYGLSFLFLYFQQRFFEIIFITIAFTIPVLVFFIWNHYEYGHFLGIRYLYNYSTLQSQSIGSHFYQLQKILFTSFTEPGLKIGFFIYSPYFLYVIYLFRKQLKTKNFQEASFYHFIILIIYPILVGFSAPNDGITITSRYTLFAIFPGIFLIAIQWQNLKTNKFFLLLVFFSILINVFLIKVTKESYKMIRKTNLTYETLKSDLWIFYDRNLSGTAGLNLLSQPSISFENFENKELRNSLFSRIRNEKIKQIYIFDFSKTTPNAFMHLNREVELNSEDFVKVLQEEGFKCKTYEEKSWIGYRLCLN, from the coding sequence GTGATTAGCGAAAAACAAAATCAAAGGTCCTTAGTTTATCTTCTTCTTTTCGGAAGTTTATTTTTAGCACTCCAATTCTTTTTATCAGCAAAAACTAGTTTCATCTCCGATTCACTTGCAAAAGCGACTCAAATCGAATCTGCAAAAGAATGGAGAGATTCCATTTTTTATCCCGCAGAAGTCTTAGATCCCGACTTAAAAATGCATCCTGTTCTTTTTGTCATTGAAAACCAGGGAAAACTAAAATCGGTTTTTTCTGAAGTTTTTGCAAGGATCTACTCAGTCCTTTTTTATTTCATTCCAATCCAATGGATCATGTTTACCAATGGACTATTTTTGGTTCTAGCGTCTTATTTGCTCTATCGAATTGGAAAAATTCCCGTTACAGTTTGCTTATTAATTTTTATTTCTTCTGTCGTATTTTCTCAGGTCTTCGATATTTCAGAAGTGCCTTTTGCCATATTCTGGATTTCTGTTTCCTATTCTTTATGGTCGAGGGGAATTGAACAAAAAAAACCAATCCTCATCGCTATCTCAATTTTTCTTATGGTCTGGGGAAGTTTCTTACGACTAGAAATTCTTATTCTTTCCTGCGTAATTTATGGATTATCTTTTTTGTTTTTATACTTCCAACAAAGATTTTTTGAAATCATATTCATCACTATTGCTTTTACAATCCCCGTTCTTGTATTCTTTATTTGGAATCATTACGAATATGGTCACTTTTTGGGTATCAGATACCTATACAATTATTCAACCTTACAGAGCCAATCAATCGGCTCTCACTTCTACCAATTGCAGAAAATTCTTTTTACCTCATTTACAGAACCAGGACTAAAAATTGGTTTTTTCATTTATTCACCTTATTTCCTATACGTTATATATTTATTTCGCAAACAGTTAAAAACTAAAAACTTCCAGGAGGCTAGTTTTTATCATTTCATTATCCTTATCATTTATCCAATCCTTGTTGGGTTCAGTGCACCAAATGATGGCATTACAATCACAAGTCGGTATACATTGTTCGCAATCTTTCCTGGAATCTTTTTGATTGCCATACAATGGCAAAATTTAAAAACAAATAAATTCTTTCTCTTACTGGTCTTTTTCTCCATTCTTATCAATGTATTCCTAATAAAAGTAACAAAAGAAAGTTATAAAATGATTCGTAAAACAAATTTGACTTATGAAACTCTAAAGTCTGATTTGTGGATTTTTTATGACAGGAATTTAAGCGGAACCGCAGGATTGAATCTATTATCACAACCAAGTATTTCGTTTGAAAATTTTGAGAATAAAGAACTGCGAAATTCTCTTTTTTCGAGAATTCGAAATGAAAAAATAAAACAAATTTATATATTCGATTTCTCGAAAACAACACCCAATGCCTTTATGCATTTAAATCGCGAAGTAGAATTAAATTCAGAAGATTTTGTGAAGGTTTTACAGGAAGAAGGATTTAAATGTAAAACCTACGAGGAAAAAAGTTGGATTGGATACCGTCTTTGCTTAAATTGA
- a CDS encoding acyltransferase family protein — protein sequence MINRIIYCVNSVFEKKPYEHENLNGVRAISIIAVVVFHVWVTVKPLIQSDSQWLVFFLSSLSSGVDFFFLLSGFLIYGGLRREYERKGKINISNFFIKRSLRIYPAFYFALAVLYFFKFHQLSKFNPDSIHDPNAMAMFEEIRIGLSNVWVDALYLTDLMHVPVVYNGGWSLSIEEHFYMVLPFICIFFFFQISFSQRLIFYFFGFAIALFNRYYISFPEPNLDAVYMIYCRFDSILYGMFVYEFYHRFPWSSLEFRGRNLLLFFLLLLSGILIVWMHQIDSSSAFALIYRPTLVSIGFGILMYFSFFNQIIKSFFSLSLFRPFARLGYTAYLWHIIVIPLVAKKVSPLIFREPNMISVSVAFFWVLISTFLVSYVVYLVIELPFLQWKERLVHPEKIQ from the coding sequence GTGATTAATCGAATAATTTATTGTGTTAATTCGGTTTTTGAAAAAAAACCATATGAACATGAGAATTTAAATGGAGTTCGCGCTATTTCGATAATAGCAGTAGTAGTATTTCATGTATGGGTAACTGTTAAACCTCTTATTCAAAGCGATTCCCAATGGTTGGTTTTTTTTCTAAGTTCACTTTCTTCAGGGGTAGACTTTTTCTTTTTGTTAAGTGGTTTTCTAATTTATGGTGGACTAAGACGAGAATATGAGCGTAAGGGGAAAATTAATATTTCGAATTTTTTCATTAAGCGAAGTCTTCGTATATATCCAGCCTTCTATTTTGCATTAGCGGTATTGTATTTTTTTAAATTTCATCAGTTGTCTAAGTTTAATCCGGATTCAATTCATGATCCAAATGCAATGGCAATGTTTGAAGAGATTCGCATTGGTCTATCTAATGTTTGGGTTGATGCATTATATTTGACAGATTTAATGCACGTTCCAGTTGTCTATAATGGTGGCTGGTCGCTTTCGATTGAAGAACATTTTTATATGGTCTTGCCTTTCATCTGTATTTTTTTCTTTTTTCAAATATCGTTCTCTCAAAGATTAATTTTTTATTTCTTCGGGTTTGCGATTGCACTTTTCAATCGTTACTATATATCATTTCCTGAGCCGAATTTAGATGCTGTTTATATGATATATTGTAGATTTGATTCCATCCTATATGGAATGTTTGTTTATGAATTTTACCATCGATTTCCTTGGAGTAGTTTGGAATTTAGAGGTAGAAATTTACTTTTATTTTTTTTGTTACTTTTGTCTGGTATATTAATTGTTTGGATGCATCAGATAGATTCAAGTAGTGCTTTTGCTCTCATCTATCGCCCTACATTGGTGTCAATTGGATTCGGAATATTAATGTATTTTTCATTTTTTAATCAGATAATAAAATCTTTTTTTAGTCTCTCTTTATTTCGTCCGTTTGCAAGATTAGGTTACACTGCTTATCTTTGGCATATTATTGTAATCCCTTTAGTGGCTAAAAAAGTATCTCCATTAATTTTTCGTGAGCCTAATATGATATCGGTTTCCGTTGCTTTTTTTTGGGTTCTTATTTCAACGTTTTTGGTTTCTTACGTCGTTTATTTGGTGATTGAACTACCTTTTTTGCAATGGAAAGAGAGACTTGTTCATCCGGAAAAAATACAGTGA
- a CDS encoding glycosyltransferase family 2 protein, with protein sequence MKYFLEKRKNPNLLSIVIPCFNEESALPYLKERLNQLLKLLPVKTEIIFVNDGSTDDSIFQLVSWSEEDSRIRVISLSRNFGHQIAVTAGMDYAKGDAVVIMDADLQDPPEVILEMLSKYREGYDVVYGQRLARSGESFFKKTTAWAFYRIMKILVHKDLPLDSGDFRLISRRCLDALNGLRENHRFLRGMNAWIGFPQTPVFYNRDPRVAGETKYPLRKMLKLAMNAAVSFSPLPLRFSLGLGIIVAIMGFAVGVYALYRAFQHFILQMPIVYNPGWATIVTLICLIGGSILISIGILGEYIARIFEESKGRPLYVVEFVKNGNVKKKI encoded by the coding sequence ATGAAATATTTTTTAGAAAAAAGAAAAAATCCAAATTTACTATCGATAGTAATTCCTTGTTTCAATGAGGAGTCCGCTTTACCGTACTTAAAAGAAAGATTAAATCAGCTTTTGAAACTTCTTCCAGTAAAAACAGAAATTATTTTTGTCAATGATGGCAGCACTGATGATTCAATTTTCCAATTAGTTTCTTGGTCAGAAGAAGATTCTCGAATTCGGGTGATTAGTCTTTCTCGCAATTTTGGGCACCAAATTGCAGTGACTGCGGGAATGGATTATGCAAAAGGTGACGCAGTTGTCATCATGGATGCAGACTTACAAGATCCACCCGAGGTAATTTTAGAAATGCTCTCTAAATATCGGGAAGGTTATGATGTAGTATACGGACAAAGATTAGCTCGTTCAGGAGAATCCTTTTTTAAAAAAACAACAGCTTGGGCTTTTTATCGCATCATGAAGATTTTAGTACACAAGGATCTTCCTTTGGATTCAGGCGATTTTAGGTTGATTTCTCGAAGATGTTTAGATGCATTGAATGGATTACGCGAAAACCATCGTTTCCTTAGAGGAATGAATGCTTGGATTGGTTTTCCTCAAACCCCCGTATTTTATAATCGTGATCCACGTGTGGCAGGAGAAACTAAATATCCTCTACGAAAGATGTTAAAACTTGCCATGAATGCCGCTGTATCCTTTTCTCCCTTACCACTACGATTTAGTTTGGGGCTTGGGATCATAGTTGCTATTATGGGTTTTGCAGTGGGTGTTTATGCATTGTATCGTGCTTTCCAACATTTTATTTTGCAAATGCCAATTGTTTATAATCCAGGATGGGCAACGATTGTAACATTAATTTGTTTGATCGGGGGTTCAATCCTAATCTCTATAGGAATTTTAGGCGAGTATATAGCACGCATATTTGAAGAATCAAAAGGAAGGCCATTGTACGTAGTAGAATTTGTAAAGAATGGAAATGTAAAAAAGAAGATATAA
- a CDS encoding LA_3751/LA_3752 family putative glycosyltransferase, protein MKFVVRFIDRLGNLFIDRNYLLFVLVLLVGFVFFKRIGWDVGVSPLIQSDSQIKLYQVVEYKTKGINDHHCYGSNSEFDLENRFYPFRYPWAFFTTNENGSSCVFQYPTLFAQFFSLMPIPYRLFNTIILILNLCLCALVCYFLYAIFGISKIGVLLLAAILFFVGYGISSALEFSESIPSQILLLLFFYAVFRIESSGRITSGLLFLFGACGGVSIFLRSESLFYLGGLGLMVLYRNRKGLFTLWKQYLPLLVGFFLAVGVLVFYNYMEFHEILGVRSKVSYNDFSRLLLQERIHLVSEFFFGNQNRIGFLYYCFPIIFIIVYAIAKLPLTSIQNHFIAVIFISFFSVVLLSPYSSGGLYSGMRFTEFTYLLFSIFLISLLSLHLKQNEYRIVLCLILLQIGLGFFHVRKNVKTLDYVKKYHDLFQSKLERYPKAPVVHLSTFDLLLVSDSFLKKPHWIANKQSEFNVLESRFIKTGIDQFQVFVYDFKPPKDDNVTTEFYKEWVDTKYEIESKYFRKVSDEEIAGFRLMLWEKK, encoded by the coding sequence ATGAAGTTCGTTGTTCGGTTTATAGACAGGCTTGGAAATCTTTTCATAGATAGAAATTACCTTCTTTTTGTTTTGGTTTTACTGGTTGGGTTTGTATTTTTTAAACGAATAGGTTGGGATGTAGGGGTAAGTCCCTTAATACAATCAGATTCACAAATCAAACTGTACCAGGTTGTGGAATATAAGACAAAAGGAATCAACGATCATCACTGTTACGGTTCGAATAGTGAGTTTGATTTGGAAAATCGGTTTTATCCATTTCGATACCCCTGGGCTTTTTTTACGACAAATGAGAATGGAAGTAGTTGCGTTTTTCAATATCCAACTTTGTTTGCTCAGTTCTTTTCATTAATGCCTATTCCTTATCGTCTGTTCAACACGATCATATTAATTTTGAATTTATGTCTCTGTGCGTTGGTTTGTTATTTTCTATATGCAATTTTTGGAATTTCAAAAATAGGTGTTTTGCTTTTGGCAGCGATCTTATTTTTCGTCGGGTATGGTATATCGAGTGCTTTAGAATTTTCTGAAAGTATTCCTTCACAAATCCTTCTTCTTTTATTCTTTTATGCAGTTTTTCGGATCGAATCTTCGGGCCGCATTACTTCCGGTTTGCTTTTCCTTTTTGGTGCTTGCGGTGGAGTTTCCATTTTTTTAAGGTCAGAATCGCTTTTTTATTTAGGTGGATTGGGTTTGATGGTTCTCTATCGGAATCGTAAAGGTCTTTTCACTTTATGGAAACAATATCTGCCTTTGTTAGTTGGATTTTTTCTAGCAGTCGGCGTATTAGTTTTCTATAACTATATGGAATTTCATGAAATTTTGGGCGTTCGAAGTAAAGTTAGTTACAATGATTTTTCGAGATTGTTGTTACAGGAACGCATCCATCTAGTTTCAGAGTTTTTTTTTGGTAACCAAAATCGAATTGGTTTTCTATATTATTGTTTTCCGATTATTTTCATTATCGTTTATGCTATAGCCAAGTTACCATTAACCTCAATACAAAATCACTTCATTGCTGTTATTTTCATTTCTTTCTTTAGTGTTGTGTTGCTTAGCCCTTACTCATCAGGTGGGTTGTATTCGGGAATGCGATTTACTGAGTTCACATACTTATTGTTTTCAATCTTTTTGATTTCACTCCTTTCGTTACACTTAAAGCAGAATGAATATCGAATCGTTTTGTGTTTGATTCTTTTACAAATAGGACTTGGTTTTTTTCATGTCAGAAAAAATGTAAAAACTTTGGACTACGTGAAGAAATACCATGATTTATTTCAGTCAAAATTAGAGCGGTATCCAAAGGCTCCTGTGGTACATTTGAGTACGTTTGATCTTTTGTTAGTCTCTGATTCTTTTTTGAAAAAACCTCACTGGATTGCAAATAAACAATCAGAGTTTAATGTTTTAGAAAGCAGGTTTATCAAAACAGGCATCGATCAATTTCAGGTTTTTGTTTATGATTTTAAGCCGCCAAAAGATGATAATGTGACTACCGAATTTTACAAGGAATGGGTAGATACTAAGTATGAAATTGAATCAAAGTATTTCCGAAAAGTTTCTGATGAAGAGATAGCTGGATTTCGGTTAATGTTGTGGGAGAAAAAGTGA
- a CDS encoding LA_3751/LA_3752 family putative glycosyltransferase, translating into MSFPFRITIYILVLIVPLFYRWKWNDNSVFISSDPEIKYYQVIHNVEGGAAEECFFPAQKLGFDHSMIPFGYPWAFFLKNGNCVFQYPVLFTWIQKLIVSIIGVKWITYIPILFFFFNFCLLDRILNQFEKRGGFLLISVLLIQCMTPVFLSALDYSELTLTNFFFLCAVLSFLEFQKEKQFRYGILLAVAIVFNFQLRPESTIALVLFLAFAFGFANNQWKLTKNLLPYIILSIVLQVFFFIWNQNVYGHPLGMRGLNTVNDMESGGLQRQLLAEWFADLWGNDFKIGIFKGYPILFLSGFSLWWNKKSELRPFLFSGLVFVFLLPILSPYRAGVDIFGMRYFESGIYLLMIGCFLSFTKKINDYRYVLLVLPFLYFSYKSDTRATKQWSSSAKLYHQVMEKIDTIHPDLIVQRGLSLSYLVGISYIKYPQVAVYSNEDWDRVESLIGSKKLRVLYLQWEGNQLVKTEFPSQIWKEKFDVNFTLNPKKFKFKSEHTLAHFKGYLLEESK; encoded by the coding sequence ATGAGTTTTCCATTTCGGATTACAATTTATATACTGGTTTTAATTGTTCCCCTTTTTTATCGGTGGAAGTGGAATGATAACTCTGTATTTATTTCTAGTGATCCGGAGATTAAGTATTACCAAGTAATTCATAATGTTGAGGGTGGTGCAGCGGAAGAATGTTTTTTTCCTGCGCAGAAATTAGGTTTTGACCATTCCATGATTCCTTTTGGATACCCATGGGCTTTTTTTCTGAAAAATGGAAATTGTGTATTCCAATATCCCGTTTTGTTCACTTGGATTCAGAAACTCATTGTTTCAATCATCGGTGTGAAGTGGATTACTTATATTCCAATCTTATTTTTCTTTTTTAATTTTTGTCTCCTTGATCGAATTTTGAATCAATTCGAGAAGAGGGGAGGATTTCTACTCATTTCCGTTTTACTCATCCAATGTATGACACCTGTTTTTTTATCTGCATTGGATTATTCTGAACTAACCCTTACAAATTTCTTTTTTCTTTGTGCGGTTCTTTCTTTTCTCGAATTTCAAAAAGAAAAACAATTTCGTTATGGAATTCTTCTTGCTGTGGCCATTGTTTTTAATTTTCAGCTACGACCTGAATCAACGATAGCTTTGGTTTTATTCTTGGCTTTTGCATTTGGATTTGCTAACAATCAATGGAAATTAACCAAAAATCTGTTGCCTTATATCATTCTTTCCATTGTCTTACAGGTTTTTTTCTTCATTTGGAACCAAAACGTTTATGGTCACCCTCTTGGGATGAGAGGATTGAATACAGTTAATGATATGGAATCAGGAGGACTACAAAGGCAACTACTTGCTGAGTGGTTTGCAGATCTTTGGGGAAATGATTTTAAAATTGGAATTTTTAAAGGTTATCCCATTTTGTTTTTATCCGGTTTTTCCCTTTGGTGGAATAAAAAATCAGAACTTCGTCCGTTTCTTTTTTCGGGACTTGTTTTTGTCTTCCTATTGCCGATACTATCTCCTTACCGAGCTGGTGTAGATATTTTCGGTATGCGTTATTTTGAAAGTGGAATATATCTTTTGATGATTGGGTGTTTTCTTTCTTTTACAAAAAAAATAAATGATTATCGATACGTTCTTTTGGTTTTGCCATTTCTATATTTTTCTTATAAATCTGATACCAGGGCAACCAAACAGTGGTCTTCTTCAGCAAAGTTATATCACCAAGTGATGGAAAAAATTGATACCATTCATCCTGATCTGATTGTTCAAAGAGGTTTGTCATTATCCTATTTAGTTGGAATTAGTTATATCAAATATCCTCAGGTCGCAGTGTATTCAAATGAAGACTGGGATAGGGTGGAATCATTAATAGGGTCAAAAAAACTAAGAGTATTGTATTTACAGTGGGAAGGAAATCAGTTAGTCAAAACGGAATTTCCATCGCAAATCTGGAAAGAAAAGTTCGATGTAAATTTTACACTAAATCCCAAAAAATTTAAATTTAAATCAGAACATACTTTGGCTCATTTCAAAGGATATCTTTTGGAAGAATCAAAATGA